The following nucleotide sequence is from candidate division WOR-3 bacterium.
CCGTTTTCGGTTAACTTCATCAATCGTACATTAGAACGCCTTTCGTTGATGTACCGTGGATACACTCAAATCTGTGAGAAAGGATGTGAGAAGCTTTTGACACTGTCCAATATCATATTCTGGACAAATGTTCGATTAAACTAAGGGGGAGATAAATGATCTACTTATGTGTTGGCGTGGTCTTTCTTACCAGTATCGGAGGTAAGATACAAGGCACGGTGACCGATGGGATGAGCGGTGAACCAATACAAAGTGCAAATGTTTTGGTTCTCGAAACAGAAATCGGCGCGGCCACCGATGCCAGTGGTGATTTCTTCATTCTCAATGTCGCGCCGGGCAGATATGTCGTTGAAGTTTCATGCCTTGGCTACGGTACTAAACGCATCGAAAACGTTATCGTGCAACATGATGAAACCGCAAGGCTGAGCGTAGTCCTCGAGCCAACGACGATCGAAATCTCGCCCGTAACCGTAACGAGTGAACGGCCGGCAGTATCAAAAGAAATGGTCGGTACCACATATCTTGTCCGGAAAGAAGATATTTCTTCGCTTCCGGTCGATTACACTGTCGACCTGATCGCTTTTCAAGCTTCCGTCGCCCGCCGGGATACAGCATTGCACGTCCGAGGTGGACGTGCCACCGAAGTTCAGTACATGATCGATAATGTTTCCATCATTGACCCACAAACAGGAGACGTGGCGATAAATCTCACAAAGGGTATTATTGATGAGGTCATCTTCCTGCCTGGAGGATTCAATGCCGAATACGGACGCGCCATGTCTGGTATCATCAACATGATCACCTCGCACCCGGCTGATTACTTCAGCTCGCGAGTCAGGGGCAAGACCGAACGCATCATGTCAGATAAAGAGGATTTCGGCTACGAGAATGTGCAGACATCCCTCCATCTGCCACTGAACCGCCGGCTGAAGGGCTACTTCGCGCTCGACATCATGCACACCGATGATTGGGACCCCCGCCTGGAAATTCTTCCCCACAAGAACCGCGATGACTATTCTCTGTACGGCAAGTGGCTGTACGACGCGTCAGCAAAACTGAAACTGGCTTTAAGTGGCGCCATGTCGCGCAGCCAGTTCGACCGGTATGAAACCCTGTGGAAATTCCATCTCGACCACTACCGTTCTGACCTGGAAAAAGGCAATCTCCAAACCCTGAATTTGAGTTACCTTCCCGATACCCGAAAATTCTTTCAACTGACACTCAGCCATCTCCATTTTCATAAAACTTATGGGGTCCGAGAAGACTTAGATTATGGTACTTTCGAAGACTTCGTATTCCAGCCATACAGTTCGCTGGAGTGGCTGAGATCAAGCATGGATAACCCGTACGGTGCCTACGTCTGGAAACCATACTGCGCAGGTGATTATCCTGAATTCGGTGACAAGACTTCGAATGTCATAAAGACAACACTCAACACCGATCTGCAGGTCCACCGATACCATCAGATGAAAGCAGGATGCGAATATGTCCTGCAGGATTTCAGCAGCCTTACTTATTTCATAAGCGACAGCTCAAGCCAGCTTCTGGATGAATATGATTATCAGCCAACTGAGTATTCATTGTACGTCCAGGATAATATCGATTTCAAGGGCGTTTATGCTAAGCTGGGCTGCCG
It contains:
- a CDS encoding TonB-dependent receptor, with amino-acid sequence MIYLCVGVVFLTSIGGKIQGTVTDGMSGEPIQSANVLVLETEIGAATDASGDFFILNVAPGRYVVEVSCLGYGTKRIENVIVQHDETARLSVVLEPTTIEISPVTVTSERPAVSKEMVGTTYLVRKEDISSLPVDYTVDLIAFQASVARRDTALHVRGGRATEVQYMIDNVSIIDPQTGDVAINLTKGIIDEVIFLPGGFNAEYGRAMSGIINMITSHPADYFSSRVRGKTERIMSDKEDFGYENVQTSLHLPLNRRLKGYFALDIMHTDDWDPRLEILPHKNRDDYSLYGKWLYDASAKLKLALSGAMSRSQFDRYETLWKFHLDHYRSDLEKGNLQTLNLSYLPDTRKFFQLTLSHLHFHKTYGVREDLDYGTFEDFVFQPYSSLEWLRSSMDNPYGAYVWKPYCAGDYPEFGDKTSNVIKTTLNTDLQVHRYHQMKAGCEYVLQDFSSLTYFISDSSSQLLDEYDYQPTEYSLYVQDNIDFKGVYAKLGCRYDYFSSDIEGVEPKHYISPRIGLSFEVTEKFIFRANLGQYAQPPLYDYMYSYYSLLPLPSYLFGYVPIIGNPELTPEKTVSYELGLQGEISTNLSTTVNAFYKDVTDLIGTRQVRLLPLHHEYFQYVNIEYANIKGIETILEVNQGPFTGKVSYTLSWAKGTSSYAAEFGDTIYERPASDYYLDFDQRHRLFVQGTFRLPMTSQLHVFGYFGNGFPYTPPDPEGKYEEKNYERLPIQRQIDCLLSKTFTLAGAALSLDLEIINLLNHQYEITPHYPQIREPHLSDFDDYITFHSDYYNPAADANHDGMISPYEDYWSYVAIREATDDIIYATSAPRRVRIGVSVNY